The DNA sequence CCCATATGATAGTCATTAAAGGCACACCACAAACCATCGCGGATCATGGAATCTACCACTTTTTGATCGCCCATGCGGTAGCCGTTGCGAGCGCCTTCCAGCAAGTATGGCGCTTGACTCATGTTCTCCATACCACCGGCGAGCACGACGTCTGAATCACCGCTCAGAATTGCCTGTACAGCCAAATGCACGGCTTTGAGTCCAGAGCCGCAAACTTTGTTGATCGTGAGTGATGGTACCTCATTTGCCAAACCCGCCTGTATCGATGCCTGACGCGCCGGATTCTGTCCCAGACCCGCCTGCAGCACATTCCCCATGATTACTTCGTCTACCGCTTCCTTGGGTACGCCAGCGCGTTCCAGAGCAGCCTCCAGCACGATACCACCCAATTTTGTAGCGCTTACACCAGACAGCGCCCCTTGAAAGCTTCCTATGGCAGTGCGCACGGCACTAGCGATTACGATTTCTTTTTGACCCATAGTCGAAACACTCCTCGGAATCAAGTTAGTCAACCTTCCTATGATTCCATGTTTTTTTGTAGATTCCTGCTTCGGTTTGCTTGAATATACAGCAAATCGTATGTAACCGGTATGCCGTGTTCAGTCGCAAATGCTCGTTCATAGTACCCTATCATTTCCATTAGAAGACTCCTATGCCCCAGACCAGACGCTTTTTCCTGGCTCTCATTTGCCCCAACTGCCTTTACTGCATGCAAAAAATCGATCACGGATGGATAAGTCAGGACGACCTTTTGCGAGGTGACTTGTATCTCCTCAAAGCCCGCTACTAGCAGCATCGATTCCCATTGGTCACCAGAGTAAAACGATAAACCGTGACGAACATCAGCCTGTCCCAAGCACAAGTGCGCATACCCGAATGACGCATGAAGCTCCTCAAATGTATCTGGACCAAACGTCGAAAAAAGCAGAGGAGCACCCGGTCGCAGAAGCTTACCAATACCTTTCAACGTTTCGGCAGGTTGTGAAAGCCATTGAAAGCAGGCGCCAGATACGATCAAATCCATCGTCCTTTCCTTCTGTGCCCAGACCCAATCTTCGATATCCGCCCGCAGAAAGTCACAATCCAGACCTTCTGCCCGCAACTGATTTCTCGCTTGATCGAGCATCCCCGGGGCAATGTCGATCGCCTGATACTTTGTCTCAGAAAAATGCCTTCGCAGCAAACGGGTCAGTCCTCCCGTTCCACATCCAATTTCGAGAAGCTGCGTGACTTTTTCCGGAATGGCAGCATTGAAAATGAGCTGTTGTAGCCGTTCAGCCATCTTCTTTTGCACCAGCGCGTACTGATCATACGTACCCGCCTTTTCACTAAATCGGTTTCCTACGGTCCGTTTCCCCATGTATCTCCACCATCCTTTGTACAGCAAGCGTGATGATTTCTGGATGAAAAATGAGCGGCGCATGACCGCAGTCTTCTATTTGCATAAAGGTCGCACCCGGGATTTGCGCTGCCAATTCTTCACCAGCTGCAACCGGACAAACAGTGTCATTCGTTCCATGTATGATCGTTGTTGGACAAAAAAGAGCGGGAGAGAACGGACGGCAGTCCTCTTCCCGCAAATATTCGAGTCCTGCCCTAAGGGCCTCTTGGGTCCACTCGTTTTGCCCCTTTACTTGAAACGAGCACTTTTTCTCTAGCCGCTCCCGCTCTGAGAGGATACTCAAGTAAAATGCTTCCATCACGTGCTTCCTGTCTTCTACCAGCCCGCGCTGCATCCTCGTCACATAGGCTTCTGGCCAGCCTTTGCTCCGCTCCTCCCTCGAACGGACAAAGCGACCTGTGGTGCTGATGAGGACGAGCCCTGTCACTGGATAACGAGCCGCCAATCTCTGCGCAAGCATGCCACCCATGGACCAACCGACCACGATCAATGGCAAGTGGCTGATTCTCCCTACCTCTTTTTCAATCATGACGATAAATTCTTCTGGCTGTGTCACTCTCGTATAGTCTGGAATGACGTGATGGTAAGCAGGTAACCCCGACCGAATCGGGTCCCAGAGCTCATCAGGCATCCCCCATCCAGGTAGCCACACAATGGCTGGATTCGTCGCCATTTATCCTCTCTCCCCTTCCAGATCCGCACGAATTTGATTCAATTGATCAGCTGCCCACTCCAGTTCGGAAAGAGTATGTGTTGCCATTACCGTGAAGCGAATTCGCGCTGTTCCCACAGGCACTGTAGGCGGGCGAATCGCCACTGCGGCTATACCACGCTCTTCCAGCATCCTGCTGTATTGGAGTGCCTTTTCGTTATCCCCGATAATCAACGGGATGATGGGGGAAGATCCTGCTCCTACTTCAAATGGGTGCGTGTTTAGCCGCTTCCGGAACCAGCTGGACATTTGACGCAAGCGCCCCCGCCTGCTCGTATCTTCCTGCACGATCGTCAGTGCTGCATGGATCGAGGCAATCACAGAAGGTGGCAAAGCGGTCGAGTAGATGAGGGAACGAGCCTTGGAGGTCAGATACCGGATCACGCTCTGGTCCGCGCAAATATACGCCCCGTATGCACCAAACGCCTTGCTGAAAGTCCCCATAATCACATCGACTTCGTTGTGCAGACCAAGCTCGTGGCTCAGCCCCTCACCGCGTTCTCCTAGCACCCCTCCTGCATGGGCCTCATCGACCATCAGCAAAGCTCCATATCGATCTCTCAGTGTCACCAGTTCGGCCAGCGGAGCCGTATCGCCATCCATCGAAAATACGGTGTCTGTGACGATTAATTTTCTACGCGCATTCCTATGCTGCTTCAACAGGAACTCTAGATGCTCGGTATCGTTATGGCGGTAACGGTAATGCTCAGCGCGACTCAAAACGATCCCGTCCACAATACTGGCATGATTCAGCCGATCGCTAAATACCGCATCTCCCCGACCAACCAGAGCAGAGATGACACCGGTATTCGCCTGATAGCCATTTGCAAATACCAGCGCTGCCTCTCGCTGCTTCCAATCTGCCAAACGCTGTTCTAGTTCGGTATACAAGGAACAGCTGCCATTGACGAATCGGGAGGCTGTCGCGCCCGCCCCCCAAACCTCGATCGCCTCCGTCGCAGCTGCTTTCAACCTTGGATCATGCGCAAGTCCAAGATAGTTATTCGACGACAAATTCAGCAAGGATCTGCCTGATACCCGGATCCATGCCCCCCGCTCCCCAAGTACGGAATCCACGGTGTTTATTTGCCTCGACTGAGCGATTTTTTCCAGACGCCCCCATTCCTCGTCCATCCAAGCATATCGATTCGTCATGCCGTTTTCCTGCCTACAGCGCGCATAACTCGATCTCGAATCCGAGGTCTTCAATCATTTGATGATCGGACGTAATTTCCTGACCCGGGGTCGTCAGGTAGTCTCCCACGAATAGCGAATTGGCCGCGTACAGGGCAAATGGCTGCATAGACCGTAAATTGACTTCCCGTCCACCTGCTACACGAATTTCCTTAGTAGGACAAAGGAAGCGGAACAGCGCGAGAACTTTCAGTGCTTTGATAGCCGGAGTCCGCCCGTTATTTTCTAAAGGTGTGCCTGGTATCGCATTCAGGAAATTGACCGGGATCGAGTCCGCGTCCAACTCTCTCAAAGCATACGCCATCTCTACGATTTCTTCGTCGCTCTCGCCCATTCCGATAATGACTCCAGAACACGGTGACATGCCGGCTCTCTTTACTGTATCTACCGTTTCCACCCGCTGATCGTACGAATGGGTGGTCGTGATTTCCCCATAATGGGAGCGGCTCGTATTGAGATTGTGGTTGTATCGGTGGACCCCAGCCGTCTGTAAACGAGATGCCTGTTCTTCGCTCAGAATCCCCAGACAAGCACAAATCTTCAGAGGCATCGTCTCGCGAATTTCCTTTACCGCATCGATGACCTGCCCGAGCTCCTTTTCGGTAGGACCACGACCAGAAGCTACGATGCAGTAGGTCCCGGCTTTGCGGTTCATCGCTTCCCTGGCACCTGCCAGTAGCGTTTCCTTGTCCAGCATCGTGTACTTGGCTACTGGTGCAGTAGATACAATAGACTGGGAACAGTACCCGCAATCCTCCGGGCAGAGACCGCTTTTGGCGTTCAGAATCATATTTAGCTTCACCTTCTTGCCAAAAAAGTGTCTTCTGACTTGAAATGCCGCATGCATCAATGGCAAAAGCTCATCGTCATCCGCATGTAACACGCTCAATGCCGCTTCACGCGTAAGCATGTCCTTGTTTATTGCCTTTTTCGCAAAGTCCATCCAGTCGAAAACCGTAGTCTGATCGATCATGATCCCTCTCCTCCAATCATTTGTGCTTCTAGCTCAGAACGAATAGCTGCCAGGTTTACATGCTGCCGCATGAACGCAACCAGTTGCTGACGGGAGAGCGACTCCTTCAGTCTCGGCACCTTCCCCCAAACAGGGATCTCTCCATACCGTTCAATCAGTCTCGCATTGGTCGCGATACTGGCATCGTCGGTATGATCTGTCTTTGCCTCATTCAAAATGACCCCAGCGACTGGTACCCCCTTTTCTCGCGCGTACCAGATGGACAACAATGTATGGTTGATCGTCCCTAGTCCAGATCGTGCTACTAACAGGAGGGGAAGCCCCAGCTGAACGGCCACGTCGATCATCATTTCTGTCTCGGTAAGGGGAACTGCGAGTCCACCCGCACCTTCCACGAGCAAATAATGATGGCGTTCTTTGAGGATCTTCCCACCTCGCAGAACCTGCTCCATCGTGAGTTCCTGTCCTGCTGCCCTTGCCGCTAACAGCGGGGTGAGCGGCTCTGGAAATACCAACGGAGCGATCTCCTCTGGCAAATCCTCCACCCCGGAAATGCTATGCAGTCGGTAAGCATCACTCCCCACCTCGTTTGCCAATGCTCCAGACATGACCGGCTTCCACACCCCCGCCTTGAGCCCTTCCTCACGCAAAGCGGCTGCCAAGCCTGCCGTTACGAAGGTCTTGCCTACTCCTGTATCCGTTCCAGCTATAAACAAACCGGCATATCGCTGCTCCTTCATTCCACTCCCACCCTCGCCTCTCGAGTGGCCTCTCTGATCGATTCAAAGAGGATGTTTACCATATCACCCAGCTCTTCGTCGGTAGAGACGAGAGGAGGAATGAGGACGATCACATTGCCTAACGGTCGGGTCAAGAGACCTTTCTCCCTGGCTAGCTTGCAAACACGTACCCCGATGCGCTCATTCCAGTGATAGGGCTCCTTCGTTTCCTTGTCCCGTACGAGCTCAATTCCAACCATTAACCCTTTTTGTCGTATGTCCCCAACGTGAGGCTCATCTGCAAAAGATTGCAACATCCCGGCAAGCTGCTCCGATTTCTTCGCAACCTCTGCTACCATTTGTCGCTCCTCTATCAAGCGCAGGTTGGCCAATGCGACTGCACACCCTAGTGGATTTCCCGTAAATGAATGTCCGTGGAAAAATGTTTTCTGCTCCTCGTAGTCAGCGTAAAAGGCTTCGTAGATTGCTTCCTTGACGAGTGTCGCCGCTACTGGCAGGTATCCTCCCGTTATTCCTTTTGCCACTGCCATGATGTCTGGGGTGATGCCATCGTGCTCGCAGGCAAACATTTTCCCCGTTCTCCCGAAACCAGTCGCTACCTCATCCGCAATCAGAAGTACGTCGTAGGCCTGCAGCATGTCGGCTATTTTCTTCAGACAACCGTCCGGCATGATGATCATTCCGCTGGCTCCCTGTACCACTGGCTCTACAATCATGGCGGCAATCTCAGTCGCTTTTTCCTGCAACAGCTGCTCGAGTTGATCGAGCGTAGCGTTCACTGCTGCATCGTCACCCCCCTCTCTGTAAGGGTACGGATACGGGATCACATACGGCGAAAACAGGAGCGGCTTGTAGACCTGGTGGTACAGCGGAATGGCTCCCACACTGGTTGCCCCAATGGTATCGCCATGGTAGGCATTGTTCATGGTGATAAAAGACCGCTTACCTGCAATGCCGCGATTTTGCCAATACTGGAACGCCATTTTCAGTGATATTTCCACAGCGGTAGCCCCATTGTCCGAATAAAACACCTTGGTCAAGCCTTCTGGTGCATATCGAATCAGCTGCTCCGCCAGCAGAATAGACGGCACATTCGCCATACCGAGCAACGTAGAATGGGCAACCTGATCGAGCTGCTCGATAATCGCCTGATTCAGCTCTGGCACATTGTGACCGTGAACATTGAGCCATACAGACGAAAAGCCGTCGTAATATTCCTTTCCATGAACATCAAAGAGCTTGATGCCCCTCCCGCTGGCAATGATCAGCGGTTCCTCTTCTATGTAGTCTTTCATTTGTGTAAAAGGATGCCAGAGATACTGCTTGTTCTTGGCAGCCAACTCATCTTGCGAATAAAGCAACCAAACCAACTCCTTCGTTAACACTTATTTGTTAACTTGTATTTTAATTTGGTTAACATATTTTCGCAAAACATTTTTGTTCCGTTTGGCAACAAAAAAGGACCTTGTCGCTCCATTTGGAGAAACTAGGTCCTTTTATTGGTTGTTTTCTACTTATTTCGTTTGCTGCAAAATGCGATACAGTGCCACGACGCATACAGCACGGGTCGTTGCCTTGTTTGGCTGGAACTTGTTGCTTACCGGATCCATCAGACCAAGTCCCACCATGTTGGTGATAGACGTGGAGGCCCAGGAAGGCCATGTTCCTTTGTCACCAACCGTTTTGGACGCTCCCTTTTTATTCACGAGACGGTCGAGGATCACAGCCGCTTCTGCACGTGTCACAGGCTGGTCTGGACGGAACGTGTTGTCCCCGTAGCCTTTGACCAATCCCTTGGATACGGCAACTTGCACAGCTCCCTGCGCATAAGCGGGCACCTTGTCTTTGAAGCCGAGCTTTGGTGTAGATGGAAGCTCCCAGTCAAAGGTGCGAGCGATCAACGTGACAAACTGCGCCCGAGTCAAAGACACTTCAGGGCCAAATGTGGTTTCCGTCAAACCTTTTACATAGCCTTTATCTGCCATGTACGTGATTTCTGCTTTTGCTGGATGATTGGCGATATCGGTAAACGATGCACCTGCGTTGTCCAGATAGTACGGAACATACTTGCCGTAGGAGTTGACGTCATAGACCCATTGCCCCTGTGCATTTCTCGTACCAAGCAGTGGATCGAGCGTATTGTTGGCTTCATTCACGTACAAGAGTCCAATTCCTTTTCCGGCGATCCATTTTTTCGGTACCAGCGTCAACTGGATTGGCGACGTCGAAATGCGATCCTCTGCACCTGCTTTTAGCTCTCCTGGCTTGATGGTGAAAGAGTAATCCGCCGGTACATAGCCTGGGAGGGCCTGTGTCACGATCGGATCGACCTCAATCAGTGCTGTTTCCAGGAAGGATGCGGTATTCACAAAGGAATGCTGCAAGTCGAGCTCCGATCCCAGTGACATGTTGCCTGGCAATTCCGGTACGACCGCTGTATCACTCGGTTGACCTGTCTGGTTTGGCAACAGGAGCGAAGCTTCATCGAAGTACAGCGTGCCTTGATCGTGTGTAATGCCGTCGTTTGGCTGGTCGACGACGTAAATGCTTCTGAGCTGCAACGGATAAGCGGCATTGCTCGGGAAGTAGCCTTTGACCTGCTTCCAGCCCGACCAGTCGATTTCTTTTGCCAGATCGACGTAGACCGTTTTGCCGTTCGCATCGATCACTTCTGCACGCAGCCAGTGTCTGCTGTTGTCGCCATTTACCCACAGTCCCAATCCAAGCGGCTTGCCTGGGATCGCTACCGGTTTGGCTCCGAGCACACCGTAGGCAATCCTCATGCTGCTCGCCGGAGCTCCTGAGAAGTTGTAAACGAGTTTCGCGGATTTTTTCGTCCGGAATACTTGATCGCTGACTGCTGCAAATGAACCGGCAGAGCTGATGCTCGCTGGATTCGCTGCATGAAACATGCCGACCTGATTATCAAAGGTCAACCAAGGCTGTTCGAATTGACCGATAGCAAATGGGATCGTAGTCGAGACGCCATCATAGGTGACGGTCACTTTCCCGTTGCCTGGCTGTTCACCCGCTACCAGCTGCAGCTTGTCGTTCACAGTGGCTATGGACGAATCTACACTGGTCTGCACACTAAGCGGTGTAGCCTGAACCAGCGCACCCTTCTTCGTCTTGATTTTGATATCAAGCGTCAGGGATTGGCCTGGAGCGACCGTGATTGGATTTGGAGAAACGACGATTTGCTGGACTTCGCTGCCAGAAACGACGTGAATTTCTTTATTTTGCGTCACATTGCCCAAGCGTCCCTGCAATGTGATCTGCCCCGAACGCGCAGGCGTAAAGCGCGTTCCCTCAACCGTACCCGCATCCGAGCCACTGACGTTCCAGTTGACATTGGAGGAATTGATGGCAAACGGCTGAAAATGCGTGTCATACCCTTTGGAAGCAGTCATCGAAACAGTCTGTCCAATGAGCACATCCGAAGGTACATCGATGGTAAAGCCTCTCAGATCTCCTGGAGGAGCCGTATTGTACACGGCCAGACCAGTAGGCACTCTGCGCTCAACGCCCCCGCTCGGTACGTTGGACAAATTCGCTTGTGTTTCCCCCAGCATTCGTGCAGCAAGAGTCGTGGAACCGCCCCCGTCAAAGTTCACAGCACGATAGGACCCCAGTTCTGCCATGATTTTCGCCAATTCATCGAGGTATACCCCTTTGCTGGCATCAATCGTCACCATGTACAGCGTTTTGCCATCCTGAGAAATCCCTACGGCCGTACGTGAGTTGATAGACGTGATGGATTTATCCGCTTGGAAAGAGGTGAGCGCTTTTCCCTGATTGACCAAGAGAACGTTTCCTCCCACTGCTTGCAACAGGTTGAGGTTTTGCGGTGTCGTTTGGTATTCGACCTGAGCGGTAGAACCTACCGGGAAGTTTTGCTTCAAGTAGGCAGCCGCTTCTCCGTGGCCCCATAGGACGTAGCCGTTGTAAGGTATGTATACTCCTGGCTGATTCATGCGAACTTCTTTGGCTACGTTGTCGACGAACAGCACCTCTACAACATCCTTGTAGCCGGAAATAGCGCCTAGGCTTGTCTTACCAAAAGAAGGCGTGTACAAATTCAGCTGATTCTGGTGACTTTTTCGTCCTTCGCTGGGGTTGTACTCTTCCTTGTTGACCCCTTGAATGGAATAGGTAGCCCCGTTCTGCGCAGTTACCTTCCCGCCAAATCCGAATTTTTCGATGATTGCGGTCTTGTCTCCAGTCAGACCCAGGCTGTACCAGTAAGAAATGAGACCCATCGAAGAGATCAGTTCCCCATCCTTCTGGACGATCCCGAATGGAGCGCCGCGTTTGGACATGTTGAAGAAGTCGGCATTGATCGCCGCAATTGCTCCCGTCTCACGTGCCATTTGCGTAACCGTTTGTCTTTCGGTCAACTTCCCTTTTGTTCCGTAGACGGGCTTTACTTCTACGTACTGATTGCTCAAATCGACCTTGGTCACCATCACAGTAACCAATTGATTCGCAAAGGATTTTGTGTATTTGAGTAAAGTGGTGCCCTCGCCAATCGGGGTCTGCCACATCATTTGCAATGGACTTGATTCCGCTCTCGCCAGCGCGACATTCGTCGCAAGGGGCACAAACGGAACAAAAGCTCCCCAGGCTACTGTTGCAGCCGTGAGCAGCGTCACTGCCTTCCGCGCTCTCATGTTGGTAACTCCTCTCCGTTTTCCTGTCTCTTTTGTGTCTTTGTGTATGTAGGTGTCCTAACTAAAACTTAGACGCAGCAAGGTGGTTGATAGTTTCACCTTGTCGCTATATTCTCTATTAGAAAAATATACCAAATAGTATGCCGTTACGGAATGGAAAGAAATCCCGCCCGGTTGTGACAATAAACCGGGCGGGATCTTGTGGACGACATTTTATAGAGACTGGGTATTTAATGACCAGATTGGAACGGCTCCGGACGATCCGAACGCAAGCCAAAATGATACAGAATGGCTTCCACAATCCGGCGGGATGCTTCCCCATCACCGTATGGATTGGCGGCATGAGCCATAGCTTCGAATGCTTTCTGGTCCGTCAGCAGTTCTTTTGTCATTGCGTATACCTGTTCTTCATCTGTACCCGCCAGCTTCAGTGTGCCTGCTGCGATACCTTCTGGGCGTTCAGTCGTATCACGCAATACGAGAACTGGAACACCCAAAGAAGGAGCTTCTTCCTGAACCCCACCAGAGTCGGTCAGGATCAAGTGCGCGCGTCGAGCAAAGTTGTGGAAATCAAAAGCATCCAGTGGGTCGATCAGATGAATTCGTTCGTGTCTTCCGAGGAGCTCATGCGCCACTTCCTGCACGGCAGGGTTGAGATGCACCGGATAGACGACGGCAATCTCTGGATGCTCGTCGACGATTCTTCTCACCGCACGGAAAATCTGTCGCATCGGCTCACCCAGATTTTCGCGGCGGTGAGCCGTCATCAGCACCATTTTATGATCGGAAACAAGGTCGAGTACAGGGTGTGTATAATCGTCACGCACCGTTGTTTTCAACGCATCGATCGCCGTATTACCGGTGATGTAGATGGTTTCTTCTCGCTTGTTTTCCTGACGCAGATTATTTGCGGAGCCGTCTGTTGGCGAGAAGTGCAGGTCTGCCATCACACCGGTCAGCTGGCGATTCATCTCTTCCGGGAATGGCGAGTACTTGTCCCACGTACGCAGGCCCGCTTCCACATGGCCGATCGCCACCTGGTTGTAGAACGCTGCCAGACTCGCAACAAAAGTCGTGGTCGTATCACCGTGAACCAGCACGATATCTGGCTTCACTTCCTTGATAGCCGCATCCAGACTTTCCAGTGCACGAGTCGTGACTCCCACCAATGTCTGCCGGTCTTTCATGATATTCAAATCAATGTCCGGTTTAATTTCAAAAATCTCCAGCACCTGATCCAGCATTTGACGATGCTGTGCCGTCACGCAAACGACCGATTCAATCTGCTCGCCGTGCTTGTTTAGCTCGTGCACAAGCGGTGCCATTTTGATCGCTTCCGGACGCGTACCGAATACCGTCATCACTTTACAAGTTTTCATCGGTTTCCCTCTCCCGCTACTTCGTGCCGTACAAGCGGTCACCCGCATCGCCCAAACCTGGCACGATATATCCATGATCGTTCAAATATTCGTCTATAGCAGCAACGAAAATATCCACATCTGGATGCTCGTCCTGTACCATTTTGATTCCTTCTGGGGCCGCGATCAAACACATCAGCTTCATATTTTTCGCTCCGCGCTTTTTCAGTGCGGCAATCGCTGCTACAGCAGA is a window from the Brevibacillus choshinensis genome containing:
- the wecB gene encoding non-hydrolyzing UDP-N-acetylglucosamine 2-epimerase, whose translation is MKTCKVMTVFGTRPEAIKMAPLVHELNKHGEQIESVVCVTAQHRQMLDQVLEIFEIKPDIDLNIMKDRQTLVGVTTRALESLDAAIKEVKPDIVLVHGDTTTTFVASLAAFYNQVAIGHVEAGLRTWDKYSPFPEEMNRQLTGVMADLHFSPTDGSANNLRQENKREETIYITGNTAIDALKTTVRDDYTHPVLDLVSDHKMVLMTAHRRENLGEPMRQIFRAVRRIVDEHPEIAVVYPVHLNPAVQEVAHELLGRHERIHLIDPLDAFDFHNFARRAHLILTDSGGVQEEAPSLGVPVLVLRDTTERPEGIAAGTLKLAGTDEEQVYAMTKELLTDQKAFEAMAHAANPYGDGEASRRIVEAILYHFGLRSDRPEPFQSGH
- the bioD gene encoding dethiobiotin synthase, with the protein product MKEQRYAGLFIAGTDTGVGKTFVTAGLAAALREEGLKAGVWKPVMSGALANEVGSDAYRLHSISGVEDLPEEIAPLVFPEPLTPLLAARAAGQELTMEQVLRGGKILKERHHYLLVEGAGGLAVPLTETEMMIDVAVQLGLPLLLVARSGLGTINHTLLSIWYAREKGVPVAGVILNEAKTDHTDDASIATNARLIERYGEIPVWGKVPRLKESLSRQQLVAFMRQHVNLAAIRSELEAQMIGGEGS
- the bioC gene encoding malonyl-ACP O-methyltransferase BioC produces the protein MGKRTVGNRFSEKAGTYDQYALVQKKMAERLQQLIFNAAIPEKVTQLLEIGCGTGGLTRLLRRHFSETKYQAIDIAPGMLDQARNQLRAEGLDCDFLRADIEDWVWAQKERTMDLIVSGACFQWLSQPAETLKGIGKLLRPGAPLLFSTFGPDTFEELHASFGYAHLCLGQADVRHGLSFYSGDQWESMLLVAGFEEIQVTSQKVVLTYPSVIDFLHAVKAVGANESQEKASGLGHRSLLMEMIGYYERAFATEHGIPVTYDLLYIQANRSRNLQKNMES
- the bioB gene encoding biotin synthase BioB; protein product: MIDQTTVFDWMDFAKKAINKDMLTREAALSVLHADDDELLPLMHAAFQVRRHFFGKKVKLNMILNAKSGLCPEDCGYCSQSIVSTAPVAKYTMLDKETLLAGAREAMNRKAGTYCIVASGRGPTEKELGQVIDAVKEIRETMPLKICACLGILSEEQASRLQTAGVHRYNHNLNTSRSHYGEITTTHSYDQRVETVDTVKRAGMSPCSGVIIGMGESDEEIVEMAYALRELDADSIPVNFLNAIPGTPLENNGRTPAIKALKVLALFRFLCPTKEIRVAGGREVNLRSMQPFALYAANSLFVGDYLTTPGQEITSDHQMIEDLGFEIELCAL
- the bioA gene encoding adenosylmethionine--8-amino-7-oxononanoate transaminase; translation: MLTKELVWLLYSQDELAAKNKQYLWHPFTQMKDYIEEEPLIIASGRGIKLFDVHGKEYYDGFSSVWLNVHGHNVPELNQAIIEQLDQVAHSTLLGMANVPSILLAEQLIRYAPEGLTKVFYSDNGATAVEISLKMAFQYWQNRGIAGKRSFITMNNAYHGDTIGATSVGAIPLYHQVYKPLLFSPYVIPYPYPYREGGDDAAVNATLDQLEQLLQEKATEIAAMIVEPVVQGASGMIIMPDGCLKKIADMLQAYDVLLIADEVATGFGRTGKMFACEHDGITPDIMAVAKGITGGYLPVAATLVKEAIYEAFYADYEEQKTFFHGHSFTGNPLGCAVALANLRLIEERQMVAEVAKKSEQLAGMLQSFADEPHVGDIRQKGLMVGIELVRDKETKEPYHWNERIGVRVCKLAREKGLLTRPLGNVIVLIPPLVSTDEELGDMVNILFESIREATREARVGVE
- the bioF gene encoding 8-amino-7-oxononanoate synthase is translated as MTNRYAWMDEEWGRLEKIAQSRQINTVDSVLGERGAWIRVSGRSLLNLSSNNYLGLAHDPRLKAAATEAIEVWGAGATASRFVNGSCSLYTELEQRLADWKQREAALVFANGYQANTGVISALVGRGDAVFSDRLNHASIVDGIVLSRAEHYRYRHNDTEHLEFLLKQHRNARRKLIVTDTVFSMDGDTAPLAELVTLRDRYGALLMVDEAHAGGVLGERGEGLSHELGLHNEVDVIMGTFSKAFGAYGAYICADQSVIRYLTSKARSLIYSTALPPSVIASIHAALTIVQEDTSRRGRLRQMSSWFRKRLNTHPFEVGAGSSPIIPLIIGDNEKALQYSRMLEERGIAAVAIRPPTVPVGTARIRFTVMATHTLSELEWAADQLNQIRADLEGERG
- a CDS encoding phosphodiester glycosidase family protein, with protein sequence MRARKAVTLLTAATVAWGAFVPFVPLATNVALARAESSPLQMMWQTPIGEGTTLLKYTKSFANQLVTVMVTKVDLSNQYVEVKPVYGTKGKLTERQTVTQMARETGAIAAINADFFNMSKRGAPFGIVQKDGELISSMGLISYWYSLGLTGDKTAIIEKFGFGGKVTAQNGATYSIQGVNKEEYNPSEGRKSHQNQLNLYTPSFGKTSLGAISGYKDVVEVLFVDNVAKEVRMNQPGVYIPYNGYVLWGHGEAAAYLKQNFPVGSTAQVEYQTTPQNLNLLQAVGGNVLLVNQGKALTSFQADKSITSINSRTAVGISQDGKTLYMVTIDASKGVYLDELAKIMAELGSYRAVNFDGGGSTTLAARMLGETQANLSNVPSGGVERRVPTGLAVYNTAPPGDLRGFTIDVPSDVLIGQTVSMTASKGYDTHFQPFAINSSNVNWNVSGSDAGTVEGTRFTPARSGQITLQGRLGNVTQNKEIHVVSGSEVQQIVVSPNPITVAPGQSLTLDIKIKTKKGALVQATPLSVQTSVDSSIATVNDKLQLVAGEQPGNGKVTVTYDGVSTTIPFAIGQFEQPWLTFDNQVGMFHAANPASISSAGSFAAVSDQVFRTKKSAKLVYNFSGAPASSMRIAYGVLGAKPVAIPGKPLGLGLWVNGDNSRHWLRAEVIDANGKTVYVDLAKEIDWSGWKQVKGYFPSNAAYPLQLRSIYVVDQPNDGITHDQGTLYFDEASLLLPNQTGQPSDTAVVPELPGNMSLGSELDLQHSFVNTASFLETALIEVDPIVTQALPGYVPADYSFTIKPGELKAGAEDRISTSPIQLTLVPKKWIAGKGIGLLYVNEANNTLDPLLGTRNAQGQWVYDVNSYGKYVPYYLDNAGASFTDIANHPAKAEITYMADKGYVKGLTETTFGPEVSLTRAQFVTLIARTFDWELPSTPKLGFKDKVPAYAQGAVQVAVSKGLVKGYGDNTFRPDQPVTRAEAAVILDRLVNKKGASKTVGDKGTWPSWASTSITNMVGLGLMDPVSNKFQPNKATTRAVCVVALYRILQQTK
- a CDS encoding alpha/beta fold hydrolase, whose protein sequence is MATNPAIVWLPGWGMPDELWDPIRSGLPAYHHVIPDYTRVTQPEEFIVMIEKEVGRISHLPLIVVGWSMGGMLAQRLAARYPVTGLVLISTTGRFVRSREERSKGWPEAYVTRMQRGLVEDRKHVMEAFYLSILSERERLEKKCSFQVKGQNEWTQEALRAGLEYLREEDCRPFSPALFCPTTIIHGTNDTVCPVAAGEELAAQIPGATFMQIEDCGHAPLIFHPEIITLAVQRMVEIHGETDRRKPI